In a single window of the Longimicrobium sp. genome:
- a CDS encoding zinc ribbon domain-containing protein — protein MTEIQFSDNHQDLSTDTGFQFEFYCEGCHDAWRSPFDRYATGTADSVLGMAESVFGGIFGSARNALSHVRSAGWQKARDDAFRTAVEEARTHFHRCPRCANHYCDNCWNPDEGTCTTCVPRLDAELAVIQREAKIERAREAAYERATVSEEDLQQRVVSCPECSAPVGRAKFCPECGTPVALKRNCASCDAEIPASAKFCPECGEKS, from the coding sequence ATGACCGAGATCCAGTTCTCCGACAACCACCAGGATCTCTCGACCGACACCGGGTTCCAGTTCGAGTTCTACTGCGAAGGGTGCCACGACGCCTGGCGCTCCCCCTTCGACCGCTACGCCACCGGCACGGCCGACAGCGTGCTCGGGATGGCGGAGAGCGTCTTCGGCGGGATCTTTGGCTCGGCGCGCAACGCCCTCAGCCACGTGCGCAGCGCCGGGTGGCAGAAGGCGCGCGACGATGCGTTCCGCACGGCCGTGGAGGAGGCGCGGACGCACTTCCACCGCTGCCCGCGCTGCGCCAACCACTACTGCGACAACTGCTGGAACCCGGACGAGGGCACCTGCACCACCTGCGTTCCGCGCCTGGACGCGGAGCTCGCCGTCATCCAGCGCGAGGCCAAGATCGAGCGCGCCCGCGAGGCCGCGTACGAGCGCGCCACGGTCAGCGAAGAGGACCTGCAGCAGCGCGTCGTAAGCTGCCCCGAATGCAGCGCGCCGGTGGGCCGCGCGAAGTTCTGCCCCGAGTGCGGCACCCCCGTCGCCCTCAAGCGCAACTGCGCCTCGTGCGATGCGGAGATCCCCGCCTCCGCCAAGTTCTGCCCGGAGTGCGGCGAGAAGTCCTGA
- a CDS encoding DUF983 domain-containing protein: MSGPERRWANPEELSLKRAARLYGRGFTLRCPHCGKARLLKTWFKLKHKCPECGLRSDRGEEDFFLGGIMLNYVFCGLVFLAVVVLLVLFTWPDVPWDLLQWGGIAFIAILPFLFYPFSLTTWLASDVLIKPVTEEEMEWHRASREGEFRKQRDR, encoded by the coding sequence ATGAGCGGACCGGAGCGCCGCTGGGCGAACCCGGAGGAGCTGAGCCTGAAGCGGGCGGCGCGGCTGTACGGGCGCGGCTTTACCCTGCGCTGCCCGCACTGCGGCAAGGCGCGGCTCCTGAAGACGTGGTTCAAGCTGAAGCACAAGTGCCCGGAGTGCGGGCTGCGGTCGGATCGGGGGGAGGAGGACTTCTTCCTGGGCGGGATCATGCTCAACTACGTGTTCTGCGGGCTCGTCTTCCTGGCCGTGGTGGTGCTGCTCGTGCTCTTCACCTGGCCGGACGTGCCGTGGGACCTGCTGCAGTGGGGCGGGATCGCGTTCATCGCCATCCTCCCGTTCCTCTTCTATCCCTTTTCGCTCACCACCTGGCTCGCGTCGGACGTCCTGATCAAGCCGGTGACGGAGGAGGAGATGGAGTGGCACCGGGCGAGCCGCGAGGGCGAGTTCCGCAAGCAGCGCGACCGCTGA
- a CDS encoding SDR family oxidoreductase gives MKMRLRAVGDQVIVITGADSGIGLATAREAARRGARVVISSRNAEALTRIADELRATGTEAEWLAGDVGDERAMRELARVAVHAFGRIDTWVNNAGIGMYGELERTPLGDARRLFETNYWGMVHGALAALPHLRQNGGALINVGSVESGVPIPMHGHYAASKHAVKGFTDALRMELEHDGAPVAVTLIRPAAIDTPFTEHAHNHMEGADPELPAPVYAPEVVADAILHCAEHPRRELIVGGAGKQMSGMWRWAPRLFGGYAENVVWDQQRAPRGTKRRNDALYAPTTAGSERGDYPGHVMESSAYTSAAENPLRSALLLGLIGVGTVWAVRSGLFGRVYGGARERITGAGDTMSRANHEMRHVLEHLEMLGGEPIEQLTPEEARRQPTPAEAVMALLRKHGKSTEPEEVGSVVERTIPGPGGPLPVRIYAPRGRGPFPVIVYTHGGGWVIATNDTYDSSARALCNAVGAVVMSVEYRKAPEHRFPAAHEDAYAAYVWALSNAAEIDGDPYRIALAGESAGGNLAISTAVIARDRGVRLPAHILAVYPIADGNTDSESYEENADAKPLNRPMMQWFLNHYLRGAPDTGHPLISLIHADLHGLPPVTLITAEIDPLRSDSEHLYDRLRDSGVRVKYHLYKGVTHEFFGMGAVLSDARKAVNKAAAALSASLERPRA, from the coding sequence ATGAAGATGCGGCTGAGAGCGGTGGGCGATCAGGTGATCGTCATCACGGGGGCGGACAGCGGGATCGGGCTGGCGACGGCGCGCGAGGCGGCGCGCCGCGGGGCGCGGGTGGTGATCAGCTCGCGCAACGCGGAGGCGCTCACCCGGATCGCGGACGAGCTGCGCGCCACCGGCACGGAGGCCGAGTGGCTGGCCGGCGACGTGGGCGACGAGCGGGCGATGCGCGAGCTGGCGCGCGTGGCGGTGCACGCCTTCGGGCGCATCGACACGTGGGTCAACAACGCCGGCATCGGGATGTACGGCGAGCTGGAGCGCACACCGCTGGGCGACGCGCGGCGCCTCTTCGAAACCAACTACTGGGGGATGGTGCACGGCGCCCTCGCCGCCCTGCCGCACCTCAGGCAGAACGGCGGCGCGCTGATCAACGTGGGGAGCGTGGAGAGCGGCGTCCCCATCCCCATGCACGGGCACTACGCGGCCAGCAAGCACGCGGTCAAGGGCTTCACCGATGCGCTGCGCATGGAGCTGGAGCACGACGGCGCGCCGGTGGCGGTGACGCTAATCCGGCCGGCCGCCATCGACACGCCCTTCACCGAGCACGCGCACAACCACATGGAGGGCGCCGATCCCGAGCTCCCGGCCCCGGTGTACGCGCCCGAGGTGGTGGCGGACGCCATCCTGCACTGCGCCGAGCACCCGCGCCGCGAGCTGATCGTGGGCGGGGCCGGGAAGCAGATGTCGGGGATGTGGCGCTGGGCCCCGCGCCTCTTCGGCGGCTACGCGGAGAACGTGGTGTGGGATCAGCAGCGCGCCCCCCGCGGCACCAAGCGCCGCAACGACGCCCTCTACGCGCCGACCACCGCGGGCAGCGAGCGCGGCGACTACCCGGGGCACGTGATGGAGTCCAGCGCGTACACCAGCGCCGCCGAGAACCCGCTCCGCTCCGCCCTGCTCCTGGGGCTGATTGGCGTCGGGACGGTGTGGGCTGTGCGCTCCGGGCTGTTCGGGCGGGTGTACGGCGGGGCGCGCGAGCGCATCACCGGCGCCGGCGACACCATGTCGCGCGCCAACCACGAGATGCGGCACGTGCTGGAGCACCTGGAGATGCTGGGCGGCGAGCCGATCGAGCAGCTCACCCCCGAGGAGGCGCGGCGCCAGCCCACCCCCGCGGAGGCCGTGATGGCGCTGCTGCGGAAGCACGGCAAGAGCACGGAGCCGGAAGAGGTGGGGAGCGTGGTGGAGCGCACCATCCCCGGTCCCGGCGGGCCGCTGCCGGTGCGCATCTACGCGCCGCGCGGAAGGGGGCCCTTCCCCGTGATCGTGTACACGCACGGCGGCGGGTGGGTGATCGCCACCAACGACACCTACGACTCGTCCGCGCGCGCGCTGTGCAACGCGGTGGGCGCGGTGGTGATGTCGGTGGAGTACCGCAAGGCGCCGGAGCACCGCTTTCCGGCCGCCCACGAGGACGCCTACGCGGCGTACGTGTGGGCGCTCTCCAACGCCGCGGAGATCGACGGCGACCCGTACCGCATCGCGCTGGCGGGCGAGAGCGCGGGCGGCAACCTGGCGATCTCCACGGCGGTGATCGCGCGCGACCGCGGGGTGCGGCTGCCGGCGCACATCCTGGCGGTGTACCCCATCGCCGACGGCAACACGGACTCCGAGTCGTACGAGGAGAACGCGGACGCCAAGCCGCTCAACCGGCCGATGATGCAGTGGTTCCTGAACCACTACCTGCGCGGCGCGCCGGACACGGGGCATCCGCTCATCTCGCTGATCCACGCGGACCTGCACGGCCTGCCGCCCGTGACCCTGATCACGGCGGAGATCGACCCGCTCCGCTCGGACAGCGAGCACCTGTACGACCGGCTGCGTGACTCGGGCGTGCGTGTGAAGTACCACCTCTACAAGGGCGTCACCCACGAGTTCTTTGGGATGGGCGCCGTGCTGAGCGATGCGCGCAAGGCCGTGAACAAGGCCGCCGCCGCCCTCAGCGCCTCGCTGGAGCGGCCGAGGGCGTAG
- a CDS encoding Rho termination factor N-terminal domain-containing protein → MPRGWNRKDERMYEHVKESAEARGVPEDEAQEIAGRTVNKKRRQEGRTPNKRTQGTGNPNRSLQEHTRDELYNMAKEKKIEGRSKMTKDELIRAVGR, encoded by the coding sequence ATGCCCCGCGGATGGAATCGCAAGGACGAACGGATGTACGAGCACGTCAAGGAGAGCGCCGAGGCGCGCGGCGTGCCCGAGGACGAGGCGCAGGAGATCGCCGGGCGCACGGTCAACAAGAAGCGCCGCCAGGAAGGGCGCACCCCCAACAAGCGCACGCAGGGCACCGGCAACCCCAACCGCTCGCTCCAGGAGCACACGCGCGACGAGCTCTACAACATGGCGAAAGAGAAAAAGATCGAGGGGCGCAGCAAGATGACCAAGGACGAGCTGATCCGCGCGGTGGGACGATGA
- a CDS encoding DUF1697 domain-containing protein: MTGKQVALLRGINVGKAKRIAMADLRALVAELGFTDVKTLLNSGNVVYTATDTAPDDAAARIEEAIVAKTGISSRVTVITAPEVAEAVDGNPFGEVDNPSRFLVTVLRDPADRALLEPLAKEDWGTDSLALGRRVAYMWCRDGVLESRLPDALNRLLGDRGTARNWATMLKLRALAEEPV; encoded by the coding sequence ATGACTGGAAAGCAGGTCGCGCTGCTGCGCGGCATCAACGTGGGCAAGGCGAAGCGCATCGCGATGGCGGACCTGCGCGCGCTGGTCGCGGAGCTCGGCTTCACGGACGTGAAGACGCTCCTCAACAGCGGCAACGTCGTCTACACGGCCACGGACACCGCGCCGGATGACGCCGCGGCGCGCATCGAGGAGGCGATCGTCGCCAAGACGGGCATCTCGTCGCGCGTCACGGTCATCACCGCGCCGGAGGTGGCGGAGGCGGTCGATGGGAATCCGTTCGGCGAGGTGGACAACCCGTCGCGCTTTCTGGTCACCGTGCTGCGCGACCCCGCGGACCGCGCCCTGCTCGAGCCGCTGGCGAAGGAGGATTGGGGCACCGATTCGCTCGCCCTCGGCCGGCGCGTGGCGTACATGTGGTGCAGGGACGGCGTCCTCGAAAGCCGCCTCCCCGACGCCCTCAACCGGCTGCTCGGCGACCGCGGGACGGCGCGCAACTGGGCCACGATGCTGAAGCTGCGCGCGCTCGCCGAAGAGCCCGTGTAG
- a CDS encoding LLM class flavin-dependent oxidoreductase, translating into MELGIYTFAEATPDAETGVTVSAAERLRDLMEEIELADQVGLDVFGVGEHHRPDYVASSPAVVLAAAATRTKHIRLTSAVTVLSSDDPVRVFQDFATLDLLSGGRAEIMAGRGSFIESFPLFGYDLGDYDELFAEKLELLLRLREEERVTWSGRHRAPLTGQGVYPRPVQDPLPVWVAVGGTPQSVARAATLGLPMALAIIGGQPERFAPFVELYRETARRAGHDPAKLPVSINSHGYIADSSQQAADEAFGPTAVTMNRIGRERGWPPLTRAAFDASRTLRGASFVGSPEEVAEKILFQHAIFRHDRFMVQFSVGTMPHRQVMRSIELFGTRVAPVVRAEVARRA; encoded by the coding sequence GTGGAACTCGGGATCTACACCTTCGCGGAAGCCACACCCGACGCGGAGACGGGCGTGACGGTCAGCGCGGCGGAGCGGCTGCGCGACCTGATGGAGGAGATCGAGCTGGCGGACCAGGTGGGGCTGGACGTCTTCGGCGTGGGGGAGCACCACCGGCCGGACTACGTCGCCTCGTCGCCCGCCGTGGTGCTCGCCGCGGCGGCGACGAGGACGAAGCACATCCGCCTGACCAGCGCCGTCACCGTGCTCAGCTCGGACGATCCGGTGCGCGTCTTCCAGGACTTCGCCACGCTGGACCTGCTCTCCGGCGGGCGGGCGGAGATCATGGCGGGGCGCGGGTCGTTCATCGAATCCTTCCCGCTTTTCGGCTACGACCTGGGCGACTACGACGAGCTCTTCGCCGAGAAGCTGGAGCTGCTGCTGAGGCTGCGCGAGGAGGAGCGCGTGACGTGGTCGGGGCGGCACCGGGCGCCGCTCACGGGGCAGGGCGTGTATCCGCGCCCCGTGCAGGACCCCCTGCCGGTGTGGGTGGCGGTGGGCGGCACGCCGCAGTCGGTGGCGCGCGCCGCCACGCTCGGCCTGCCGATGGCGCTCGCCATCATCGGCGGGCAGCCGGAACGGTTCGCGCCGTTCGTGGAGCTGTACCGCGAGACCGCCCGCCGCGCCGGGCACGATCCCGCGAAGCTCCCCGTCAGCATCAACTCGCACGGCTACATCGCGGACAGCTCCCAGCAGGCGGCGGACGAGGCGTTCGGCCCCACGGCGGTGACGATGAACCGCATCGGGCGGGAGCGCGGCTGGCCTCCGCTCACGCGCGCGGCGTTCGACGCATCGCGCACCCTGCGCGGCGCCAGCTTCGTCGGGAGCCCCGAAGAGGTGGCGGAGAAGATCCTCTTTCAGCACGCGATCTTTCGGCACGACCGCTTCATGGTGCAGTTCAGCGTCGGCACCATGCCGCACCGGCAGGTCATGCGCTCCATCGAGCTGTTCGGCACGCGCGTGGCGCCGGTGGTGCGGGCGGAGGTCGCGCGGCGGGCATAG